A section of the Synechococcus sp. MU1617 genome encodes:
- a CDS encoding photosystem I reaction center protein subunit XI encodes MTVTPAADPCVGNLATPVNSGYFIKGLINNLPLYRPGISPNFRGLETGAAFGYLLYGPFTICGPLRATEYQQTAGLLAAIGAVHILSLLFLLYNQPGKQPNIPPADVTVENPPADLFTRTGWADFTSGFWLGGCGGAVFAWFLCNTVHVQDLFKIAAGVWSVG; translated from the coding sequence ATGACCGTCACTCCTGCTGCTGATCCCTGCGTCGGCAACCTTGCGACACCCGTCAACAGCGGCTATTTCATCAAGGGCCTGATCAACAACCTGCCCCTATACCGCCCCGGGATTTCCCCGAACTTCCGTGGCCTGGAAACCGGTGCAGCCTTCGGTTATCTGCTTTACGGCCCCTTCACCATCTGCGGCCCCCTGCGTGCCACGGAGTACCAGCAAACCGCTGGACTGCTGGCAGCCATTGGCGCCGTGCACATCCTCAGCCTGCTGTTCCTGCTCTACAACCAGCCCGGCAAGCAACCCAACATCCCCCCTGCAGATGTGACGGTTGAGAATCCCCCCGCCGACCTGTTCACCCGAACCGGTTGGGCTGACTTCACCAGTGGGTTCTGGCTCGGTGGTTGCGGCGGTGCCGTTTTCGCCTGGTTCCTCTGCAACACCGTTCACGTTCAGGACCTGTTCAAGATCGCTGCTGGTGTCTGGAGCGTCGGCTGA
- a CDS encoding photosystem I reaction center subunit VIII, translating to MTGDFAAAWLPAIFVPITGIVFPAVFIVLVGRVITAAE from the coding sequence ATGACTGGAGATTTCGCTGCTGCCTGGCTGCCTGCGATTTTCGTGCCCATCACCGGAATCGTTTTTCCCGCAGTGTTCATCGTCCTTGTTGGTCGAGTGATCACCGCTGCCGAGTGA